The Desulfovibrio sp. genome contains the following window.
AACCTCTGCGGCGCTTTCCGCAGTGCGGGAGCAGTTTGCCCCGCTGCCGGTCATGGGCGTGGTGGATCCCGGCGCGCAGGCGGCTGCCGCAGCCAGCGCTAACGGTCATATAGTTGTAGTGGCGACAGAGGCCACCATCTCCGGCGGCGCATACCAAAAGGCCATTGCCCGCATCCGGCCTGACGCAGTGGTGACCGGGCGCGCCTGCACCCTCTTTGTGCCCCTTGCCGAAGAAGGCTGGATGAACGGCCCCATTGTGGAAGGCGTTGCAAGACGCTATCTGGCTGACATTTTCCCACTTGAGGGAGCCGCCCCCGCAGGCGATCTGGAACCAGATACCCTGCTGCTTGGCTGCACGCACTTTCCACTATTGCAGGAAGCACTGCAAAACGTGGTGGGGCCGCAGGTGCGCATAGTGGACTCTGCCGCAACCACGGCACAGTGCGTGGCTGACGAGCTGCGGGCCACCAACCTGCTGAGGCATGCGGATAGCGGCGCGCACTACCGCTTTTTGACCACTGATAATGCCGCCCGCTTTGCCCGGACAGGCAGCCTTTTTCTGGGTCGAAACCTCGGCGATGACGAAGTATGCCTGGTTGATCTATAACAGTATTTTTTAATCATTATATTTCGGGTAGATAAAAAACTTCCAGTAAGGGGCAGACTCTTGTACCGAGCCTGTTTGCCCAAACGGTATTTCGTGAAAAGCTAGAGCAGACGCGGGATTCTGCGCTTTTTCGTTGACAGGAAACCGCCCCTAACGTAAGGAAACAAAAGTTCTGACCGCTGCAGAAGCGGTTTTGCTTACGATTCCCCCATGACGTGAAAAAGCCTTGGCGGCTTTTTTGCGGCTGTTTCTTTTGAGTGCGGCGAATCGGCCTCGGCCCCAGACTTCTGGCAGTCGATCCGGTCCGGCTTGCAGGGAATAACCGAAATCCTTTATGGAGTAGCATCATGACCAAAGCTGAGCTCGTAGAAAAGATCCATGCCAAAGCCGGCCTGCCCACCAAGGCCAAAGCCGAAGAAGCTCTTGACGCCGTGGTGGCCTCGCTGCGCGAAGCCCTGGCCTCTGGCGAATCCGTAACCTTCACCGGTTTCGGCAGCTTCAAGGTGGTTGAGCGCGCCGCCCGCAAGGGTCGCAACCCCCGCACCGGCAAGGAAATCACCATTCCTGCCAGCAAGGTTGCCAAGTTCACGCCCGGCAAGGGCCTGAAAGACGCCATTAAGTAAGTGGCGTAGCGACACAATTTTTTCGGCGGCGCTATTGCCTTCACACAGGGTAATCGCGCCGTCGATATTTTCTCCTGCCATGTACGCGGCATTTTGGCCGCCTCTGCATAAAGCCGGAGAAAACACCCCTGCGGAGGGGTGGCAGAGCGGTTGATCGCGGCGGTCTTGAAAACCGTTGAAGGTGTAAGCCTTCCGGGGGTTCAAATCCCTCCCCCTCCGCCAGAAATATCGGCAATTATTGCATTCAAAAGGCGACCCTGACACAGGATCGCCTTTTGACGTTTTAGATAAGGCGTCGGCGCAACAGAGGATCCACAGCAACAGCAAAAGCGTCTTCTCTTCCGGCAGACCGGGCCAGTTCATACGCCTGCGAGGCTTCGGCAAGCCCGTCATCAAGAAGAAAAGTATTCAGGCAGGCTGTGGCGTAAGCCAGACTGGAGCGCCAATCCTCCGGCGCGTCAAGGCTGATCTGCGCCTTGTAATCGAGCGCCAAGGAATAAAATGGCGTTTTATCCGTACATTGCGCTATTTTTTGTACCCACTGGCGGGCGCTTTCGTCCCCTGTGATGAACTGCTGCGCCATCTGGGCCATCTCAAAGGCTGTCTCCGGGCAGTGCCGCGTTCTGTCAAAATGAAATCCCGGCTGACAGATGCGCCCGGTGCCTGCAAGTAAATCGGCCCAGGCAATGCAGGCCTCAAAGAGGTCTCGCGGAACTGGAAGGTCAGGGCAAAGATGCCACTGTTGCTCGAAGCAAGTCAGGAACAACGGCAACTCGCCCAGG
Protein-coding sequences here:
- the murI gene encoding glutamate racemase translates to MNDSSRLPIGLFDSGMGGLTVFKALAECLPGEDLLYLGDTARLPYGTKGRDTITRYTLKAAQKLVDMGVKMLVIACNTATSAALSAVREQFAPLPVMGVVDPGAQAAAAASANGHIVVVATEATISGGAYQKAIARIRPDAVVTGRACTLFVPLAEEGWMNGPIVEGVARRYLADIFPLEGAAPAGDLEPDTLLLGCTHFPLLQEALQNVVGPQVRIVDSAATTAQCVADELRATNLLRHADSGAHYRFLTTDNAARFARTGSLFLGRNLGDDEVCLVDL
- a CDS encoding HU family DNA-binding protein translates to MTKAELVEKIHAKAGLPTKAKAEEALDAVVASLREALASGESVTFTGFGSFKVVERAARKGRNPRTGKEITIPASKVAKFTPGKGLKDAIK